Proteins from a single region of Aureibacter tunicatorum:
- a CDS encoding alpha-amylase family protein, whose product MLSQSKKILFISGLLLVFMSCNSNVAKEDKMKEQSQVEHKAQKRVIYQMMTRLFGNKETANVENGTVEENGIGKFDDITSVALDSLREMGITDVWYTGVIEHAQMEDLSEFGIAVDDPDVVKGRAGSPYAIKDYFDVDPMLANDVKNRMGEFENLVARTHDAGLRVLIDFVPNHVARSYKSDACPEGYEDFGVNDDLTKAFDVDNNFYYILGEHFQAPEGYQPLGDRHFIGKDGKFDEFPAKATGNDVFTSSPSIHDWFETIKLNYGVDYQNERKGYFEDGKGGVPDTWLKVKGILTFWADKGVDGFRCDMAEMVPVEFWNWIIPEIKKINPEIVFIAEIYNPAEYSNYIETGKFDYLYDKVDLYDTLKHIMQGKSKTDYLPEIADRLESVQPNMLRFLENHDEQRIASPDFVGDAKVALPGMVVSALWEKGPVMVYFGQEVGEPGAGSEGFGGEDGRTTIFDYWGVPDHQKWMNDGKFDGGMLSDEQKALRQYYSKLLNIAKDEQVFADGDLIDLQRFNRKNNKGYSEHLYAFVRDNGADRALVICNFSKDEGYEGTVEVDSDLINKWNAQQGVKTVDLMTGDIYQLQESQVKLALKPLQSVVLKF is encoded by the coding sequence ATGTTGAGCCAGAGCAAGAAAATTTTATTCATTTCAGGACTGTTGCTAGTGTTCATGAGTTGTAATAGCAATGTTGCTAAAGAAGACAAAATGAAAGAGCAGAGTCAAGTAGAGCATAAAGCCCAAAAGAGAGTTATCTATCAGATGATGACTAGACTTTTTGGAAACAAAGAAACAGCCAATGTGGAAAATGGCACAGTGGAGGAGAATGGCATCGGCAAGTTCGATGACATTACATCTGTAGCTTTGGATTCATTGAGAGAAATGGGGATCACAGATGTATGGTATACTGGAGTGATCGAGCATGCGCAAATGGAAGATTTGTCTGAATTTGGAATTGCTGTTGACGACCCCGATGTAGTTAAAGGCCGCGCGGGATCTCCTTATGCTATCAAGGATTATTTTGATGTGGATCCTATGCTTGCCAATGATGTGAAAAACCGAATGGGTGAATTTGAGAATTTGGTGGCAAGAACTCATGACGCAGGTTTGAGAGTATTGATAGATTTTGTGCCTAACCATGTGGCAAGAAGTTATAAGTCGGATGCGTGCCCTGAAGGGTATGAAGATTTCGGAGTGAATGATGATTTGACGAAAGCGTTTGACGTGGACAACAATTTCTATTATATATTAGGAGAACATTTTCAGGCGCCGGAAGGATACCAGCCATTAGGAGATAGGCATTTTATTGGCAAAGATGGCAAGTTTGATGAGTTTCCAGCTAAAGCCACAGGCAATGATGTATTCACTTCTTCTCCAAGCATACATGACTGGTTTGAAACGATCAAATTGAATTATGGAGTTGATTATCAAAATGAGCGCAAAGGCTATTTTGAAGATGGAAAAGGAGGCGTGCCTGATACTTGGCTTAAAGTGAAGGGCATATTGACTTTCTGGGCAGATAAAGGAGTGGATGGATTTAGATGCGATATGGCAGAGATGGTTCCAGTGGAGTTTTGGAACTGGATCATTCCTGAAATTAAAAAGATCAATCCTGAGATTGTTTTTATAGCTGAAATTTACAATCCTGCTGAGTATTCTAATTATATAGAAACAGGCAAGTTTGATTACTTGTATGACAAAGTCGACTTGTACGATACATTAAAGCATATCATGCAAGGGAAGTCAAAGACTGACTATTTGCCGGAAATTGCGGACAGACTAGAATCAGTTCAACCCAATATGTTGAGATTTTTGGAGAACCACGATGAGCAAAGAATTGCTTCGCCTGATTTTGTAGGCGATGCGAAAGTAGCCTTGCCGGGTATGGTTGTTAGCGCATTGTGGGAGAAAGGTCCTGTGATGGTTTATTTCGGTCAGGAAGTTGGCGAACCGGGAGCTGGCAGCGAAGGATTCGGAGGCGAAGATGGTCGCACAACGATATTTGATTATTGGGGAGTGCCTGATCATCAGAAGTGGATGAATGATGGGAAGTTTGATGGAGGAATGTTGAGCGATGAGCAAAAAGCTTTGAGACAATATTATTCGAAACTTTTGAATATAGCTAAAGATGAGCAAGTCTTCGCTGATGGCGATTTGATAGACTTGCAACGATTCAATAGAAAAAACAACAAGGGTTATTCTGAGCATTTGTATGCCTTTGTAAGAGATAACGGAGCTGACAGAGCATTGGTAATCTGTAATTTTAGCAAAGATGAAGGCTATGAAGGAACTGTTGAGGTTGATTCTGACTTGATTAATAAGTGGAATGCTCAACAAGGTGTTAAAACTGTAGACTTGATGACCGGTGATATTTATCAGTTGCAGGAGTCGCAAGTAAAGTTGGCTTTGAAACCATTGCAATCCGTGGTGCTTAAGTTTTAA
- a CDS encoding TonB-dependent receptor → MKQLLRVLIILLIAAVESYSQSDTASYTLYLDQVGIADSVSDKGYAQKNQITGIEELLDRSPSISLVKRGNYAMEPVINGFQSGQINVTIDGMRIFGACTDRMDPATSYVESINMKQADIRTGGCSAENGCSVGGNLDMKTRIPSFDVDKKVGGALISRYNSNSSGYDLQGQLNYSTEKLALVYTGGYRKHGNYKEGGGEEVNYSQFAKMNHSLKSSYRLAENQLLTFTMIYDLAKDVGYPALTMDVGTAVALIYGLGYLAFPENSWVKEVELKLYGNNIEHIMDDSKRPDVPIRMDMPGWSDTYGAFGVLKSEFGRHQFKGKLDYYYNASNAEMTMYPEGVIPSYMETWPDVHRSSVGLYLEDQYKHGSLDIMGSVRVEFANTDAKSEFGRKQFEIFGYQLDKPDQRAAYSMGMDAGYQFNLLSRLTFGVGYSERLPNVTEQFGYFLFNRFDNYDYVGKPDIDNEKALQAKVGFEHVTDKFQLSLEGFYYHMQDYIVGIYDPNIDRMTIGALGVKVFQNAERAYQMGFNASYSLQLLEALVWKGTAQYTRGEFEHEGEKDNIPMMLPLRLNNSLRYAKKKLFIQLENESSFAQNSVSATAEEQSTSFYAVFNVSAGYDFLLRKSRLNLQAGVDNILDRNYRTHLDWGGINRPGRNVYLSLGCYF, encoded by the coding sequence ATGAAGCAGTTACTCAGAGTATTAATAATATTGTTGATCGCGGCTGTTGAAAGTTATTCTCAGAGCGATACGGCTTCATATACTTTGTACTTGGACCAAGTAGGAATCGCGGACTCTGTCTCAGACAAAGGATATGCGCAAAAAAATCAAATTACAGGTATAGAGGAGTTGCTTGATCGCAGCCCCTCTATCAGTTTGGTCAAAAGAGGAAATTACGCTATGGAGCCTGTCATCAATGGTTTTCAGTCAGGACAGATTAATGTTACTATTGATGGAATGAGAATATTTGGAGCCTGTACAGACAGAATGGATCCTGCGACTTCGTATGTGGAATCAATCAATATGAAGCAGGCGGATATCAGAACAGGAGGTTGTTCCGCTGAAAATGGCTGCTCTGTAGGAGGTAATCTTGACATGAAAACGAGAATACCTTCGTTTGATGTTGATAAAAAGGTTGGAGGCGCGTTGATAAGCCGTTATAATTCCAATAGCTCTGGTTATGATTTGCAAGGACAATTAAACTATTCGACTGAGAAGCTAGCCTTGGTTTATACCGGAGGATACAGAAAACATGGAAATTACAAAGAAGGTGGAGGCGAAGAGGTGAATTATTCTCAGTTTGCCAAGATGAATCATTCTTTGAAATCAAGTTATAGGTTGGCTGAAAATCAGTTGCTAACCTTTACAATGATTTATGATCTGGCAAAGGATGTTGGTTATCCAGCCTTGACTATGGATGTTGGTACGGCGGTAGCTTTGATTTATGGTCTTGGATATTTAGCGTTTCCAGAGAATTCTTGGGTAAAAGAAGTCGAATTAAAGCTCTATGGGAATAATATCGAACATATCATGGATGATTCTAAACGTCCCGATGTGCCGATTAGGATGGATATGCCGGGTTGGAGTGATACTTATGGAGCTTTTGGAGTGTTAAAGTCTGAGTTTGGGCGTCATCAGTTCAAAGGGAAGCTAGATTATTATTACAATGCCTCAAATGCTGAGATGACGATGTATCCAGAGGGAGTTATTCCTTCATATATGGAAACTTGGCCGGATGTTCACAGATCCTCAGTTGGATTGTATTTGGAGGACCAATACAAACATGGCTCTTTGGATATTATGGGTTCGGTTCGTGTGGAGTTTGCGAATACTGATGCTAAGAGTGAGTTTGGCAGGAAGCAGTTTGAGATTTTTGGTTATCAACTTGATAAGCCTGATCAAAGAGCTGCGTATTCTATGGGTATGGATGCTGGTTATCAATTTAATTTATTGTCTAGACTAACATTTGGTGTAGGTTATTCGGAAAGGTTGCCTAATGTAACAGAGCAGTTTGGCTATTTTTTATTCAATAGATTTGACAATTATGATTATGTTGGCAAGCCTGATATTGATAATGAAAAAGCTTTGCAAGCTAAGGTTGGATTCGAACACGTAACGGATAAATTTCAACTCTCGCTAGAAGGTTTTTACTATCACATGCAAGATTACATAGTTGGCATTTATGATCCGAATATCGATAGAATGACTATTGGCGCTTTAGGGGTAAAAGTCTTTCAGAATGCTGAAAGAGCCTATCAAATGGGATTTAATGCCAGTTACTCACTTCAGCTTTTAGAGGCTTTGGTATGGAAGGGCACGGCTCAGTACACAAGAGGAGAATTTGAACATGAAGGCGAAAAGGATAATATACCGATGATGCTTCCTTTGAGATTGAACAATTCACTTCGTTATGCGAAGAAAAAGCTATTCATTCAGCTGGAAAATGAATCAAGTTTTGCCCAAAATTCAGTCAGCGCAACAGCGGAAGAGCAGTCAACATCATTTTATGCAGTTTTCAACGTAAGTGCTGGATATGATTTCTTATTAAGAAAATCTCGTTTGAATTTACAGGCAGGAGTTGATAATATTTTGGATAGAAATTACAGAACGCATTTGGACTGGGGTGGAATAAATAGACCTGGAAGAAATGTTTACTTAAGCTTAGGTTGTTATTTTTAA
- a CDS encoding FixH family protein: MKRNFIFLLVLVQGLLMFSCNSDDSLNESPEYPDNGMILIGEKAVDNSEMKVRLYAKEDLYSGYNHMEVAVLDEKGLMIKDAKVTLAPMMHMMMDDGMMSHGAPTEQPIAVGNGYYAGAVMFTMPSNGDHGKWSMKINVVDGDEKSHSVDFDLQVVERYPNAVSNGLGETIVRASDMNKSYFISYYFKNEPTVGANDVVFVVYEKMKMAMNMRSAQTEMDDMPEFMPTTDFEFMNVSTYMPSMDHGTSETDVAPKHVANGHYEGIVHFSMTGDWQIIFDGENEAKTIELKEKKFYLEF; the protein is encoded by the coding sequence ATGAAAAGGAATTTTATATTTTTATTAGTTTTAGTTCAAGGTTTGTTAATGTTTTCATGCAATAGTGATGACTCTTTGAATGAAAGCCCGGAGTATCCTGATAATGGAATGATATTGATTGGGGAAAAGGCTGTCGATAATTCTGAGATGAAAGTGAGGTTGTACGCTAAAGAGGATTTGTATTCTGGTTACAATCATATGGAAGTGGCCGTTTTGGATGAAAAGGGACTTATGATCAAAGACGCAAAAGTAACTTTAGCTCCAATGATGCATATGATGATGGACGATGGCATGATGTCTCATGGAGCACCTACAGAGCAACCTATAGCAGTTGGAAATGGTTATTATGCAGGAGCTGTTATGTTCACGATGCCTTCCAACGGGGATCATGGCAAATGGAGCATGAAAATCAATGTTGTTGACGGAGATGAAAAATCTCATTCTGTTGATTTTGATTTGCAAGTGGTTGAAAGATATCCTAATGCTGTTTCCAATGGCTTGGGAGAGACGATTGTGAGAGCTAGCGATATGAACAAGTCTTATTTCATTTCATATTATTTTAAGAATGAGCCAACTGTGGGAGCTAATGATGTAGTGTTTGTGGTATATGAGAAAATGAAAATGGCTATGAATATGAGGTCAGCTCAAACAGAAATGGATGATATGCCTGAATTTATGCCAACGACAGATTTCGAATTCATGAATGTAAGCACATACATGCCTTCAATGGATCATGGCACAAGTGAAACAGATGTTGCTCCAAAGCATGTGGCAAATGGACATTATGAAGGGATTGTTCACTTTTCTATGACTGGTGATTGGCAGATAATTTTTGATGGCGAAAATGAGGCTAAGACTATTGAGCTTAAGGAAAAGAAATTTTATTTAGAATTTTAG
- a CDS encoding PorP/SprF family type IX secretion system membrane protein — protein MRKLLLILLLLWGANRVALAQYSPNYNQYLQQRFLFNPALAGYEGYSTVMLLYRNQWVGVQDGPISYTATFDSPLGKNMAIGAKVVREEESILNTYSGEIDFVYIVRISNTNRIRFGLGAGISQNQIDQDYEDPALSNTQNMNIIGRFGMFYENKYFQAGVILPQLLQNNPFSQESLNPIEFDPLQTVGISVESRINLNPYHAITPYGLYYHNQNTEDQYEAGISYQFKQIFSIGGAYRQNEGINGFTEVQVKERIAVGFAYGVPQSNSPINNHPTYSAHLKIRIGKRKNLPIAETKGVELDESLEEDNELAEATEEANENEESNTEQEATLANNTDNINAIELSGGHYVVSKASKNPSIAQKQADLLLGKGYSEAGWGYWSETGMYYTYLLRFDNESKAHTMIQGLSDSDEKEVKGIWYLYIPMEEIVYDPDRELEKLQDQTIAENTGDTETIDNFNEEPKFTPENDIAYDDIIDNHSSGEYLPDGNYVVVGTYKNENYARRHVDELKHAGENASYGDTPNKDYQYVFISSHDTPDKAYAKLKKVHKKGDYPGAWVLTVNPSTTKTYVAYREAPTEDSADFNDGNYSPLESKHYMIAGVFSALGNAQRMAAKFQSEFPNANVGQNPSNGLFYVFLTSSDDQNEILETIEDYKSQSGNEDLWYYFHK, from the coding sequence ATGAGGAAACTACTACTTATCCTTTTACTTTTATGGGGAGCAAATCGAGTCGCTTTGGCGCAATATAGCCCCAACTACAACCAGTACCTTCAACAACGATTTCTGTTCAACCCAGCACTAGCAGGGTATGAAGGCTACAGCACTGTCATGCTATTGTACAGAAATCAATGGGTAGGAGTCCAGGACGGGCCTATTTCATACACGGCAACCTTTGACAGTCCCTTAGGAAAAAACATGGCGATTGGAGCCAAAGTCGTAAGGGAAGAAGAAAGCATTTTGAATACTTATTCCGGAGAAATTGATTTTGTATACATTGTTAGGATTTCAAATACAAATCGTATTAGATTCGGATTGGGAGCTGGGATCAGCCAAAACCAAATTGATCAAGATTATGAAGATCCTGCCCTTTCCAATACCCAAAACATGAATATCATAGGACGATTTGGAATGTTCTATGAAAATAAATATTTCCAAGCAGGGGTCATCTTGCCGCAATTATTGCAAAACAATCCTTTTTCTCAAGAAAGCCTCAATCCTATAGAATTCGATCCGCTACAAACTGTTGGGATTTCTGTAGAGTCGCGCATCAACTTGAACCCATATCATGCGATCACACCTTATGGTTTGTATTATCACAATCAAAACACAGAAGATCAATATGAAGCAGGTATTTCTTATCAATTCAAGCAAATCTTCTCTATAGGCGGCGCATATCGTCAAAACGAAGGAATCAATGGATTCACAGAGGTTCAAGTCAAAGAAAGAATCGCTGTTGGTTTTGCCTATGGAGTACCGCAATCCAACAGTCCTATCAACAATCACCCAACGTATTCCGCACATCTGAAGATAAGAATTGGCAAAAGAAAGAATCTTCCAATAGCTGAAACAAAAGGAGTTGAATTGGACGAAAGTTTAGAGGAAGACAACGAACTAGCAGAAGCAACCGAAGAAGCTAATGAAAACGAAGAATCTAACACTGAACAAGAAGCAACGCTTGCCAATAACACGGACAACATCAATGCCATTGAGCTATCTGGAGGGCACTATGTAGTTTCCAAAGCCAGCAAAAATCCAAGCATAGCTCAAAAGCAAGCAGACCTTTTGCTTGGCAAGGGATATAGTGAAGCTGGTTGGGGATATTGGTCAGAAACCGGCATGTATTACACATACTTGCTGAGATTTGACAATGAATCTAAAGCTCACACTATGATTCAAGGGTTGAGCGATAGCGATGAAAAAGAAGTAAAAGGCATATGGTATCTTTACATTCCAATGGAAGAAATCGTTTACGATCCTGATAGAGAACTTGAAAAGCTTCAAGATCAAACTATAGCTGAAAACACAGGAGACACTGAAACGATAGATAATTTTAACGAAGAGCCTAAATTCACGCCAGAAAATGATATAGCATATGACGACATCATTGACAATCACAGTTCAGGAGAATACCTTCCCGACGGAAATTATGTAGTAGTTGGAACATATAAAAATGAGAATTACGCAAGAAGGCATGTTGATGAACTAAAACATGCAGGTGAAAACGCTTCTTATGGAGACACTCCAAACAAAGATTACCAATACGTATTCATCTCTTCTCATGACACGCCTGACAAAGCATATGCGAAATTGAAAAAAGTTCATAAAAAAGGCGATTACCCTGGAGCTTGGGTGCTTACGGTAAATCCTTCAACAACGAAAACATATGTAGCTTACAGAGAAGCGCCTACAGAGGATTCTGCAGACTTCAATGATGGAAATTATAGTCCATTGGAAAGCAAGCATTATATGATAGCAGGCGTATTTTCTGCATTAGGCAATGCGCAACGCATGGCTGCCAAATTCCAATCTGAATTCCCAAATGCAAACGTAGGTCAAAATCCATCTAATGGACTCTTCTATGTTTTCTTGACTTCATCTGATGATCAAAATGAGATCCTGGAAACAATAGAAGACTACAAAAGCCAATCAGGCAATGAAGATCTTTGGTACTACTTCCACAAATAA
- a CDS encoding HAD-IIA family hydrolase codes for MGNLKSNKCKSLAVLIDMDGVLKLRGEVADDANQLIDFLRINKIPACILSNSTKMSPEMVIEFFESKGVNLEGIPVQTAINVARTYAQDHYSSARAYVVDEMKAYFKKLESDKPEVIIVGDLINGWSKAVLDEMFKFVMDGADLLAIQKNKYGKDEKGKMYIDAGAYVAAIEYASGVKAKLIGKPSSLYFEYALKKLGKEPSDGFVMIGDDLEVDIESAQKLGGIGVLAFTGKTDKSLLSASKVNPDYEVDDLAGFVEILKKMI; via the coding sequence ATGGGAAATTTAAAATCCAATAAGTGTAAATCTTTGGCTGTTTTGATCGATATGGATGGTGTTTTGAAGCTTAGAGGCGAAGTCGCCGATGATGCGAATCAGTTGATCGATTTTTTGAGAATCAATAAGATTCCCGCTTGCATATTGAGTAATTCAACTAAAATGAGCCCTGAAATGGTGATTGAATTTTTCGAAAGCAAGGGAGTGAATTTGGAAGGCATTCCTGTTCAAACGGCTATAAATGTAGCTCGAACCTATGCGCAGGATCATTATTCTTCAGCCAGAGCATACGTTGTGGATGAAATGAAAGCTTATTTTAAAAAATTGGAGAGCGACAAGCCTGAAGTGATTATCGTTGGAGATTTGATCAATGGATGGTCCAAAGCGGTGTTGGACGAAATGTTCAAATTTGTGATGGACGGCGCGGACTTGTTGGCTATTCAAAAAAACAAATATGGCAAAGACGAAAAAGGGAAAATGTATATTGACGCCGGCGCTTATGTCGCTGCGATTGAATATGCCTCAGGAGTAAAAGCAAAATTGATAGGGAAGCCGTCAAGCTTGTATTTCGAGTACGCTTTGAAAAAGTTGGGCAAAGAACCTTCTGATGGATTTGTGATGATTGGTGATGATCTTGAAGTGGACATAGAATCCGCTCAAAAATTAGGAGGAATTGGAGTATTGGCATTTACAGGCAAGACTGATAAATCATTATTGTCTGCGTCGAAGGTTAACCCAGATTATGAAGTTGATGATTTGGCAGGATTTGTAGAAATTTTGAAGAAAATGATTTAA
- the pafA gene encoding alkaline phosphatase PafA produces the protein MKKTSIFSIIFLLAITQAFAQEKKPKLVVGIIVDQMRQEYLYRYEEHLSEDGFKRLIKDGFELKNTHYNYVPTSTGPGHASVYSGTTPTMHGIVANDWYSRQLQGDEYCAYDPKQKAVGTDAKGGDRSPENLMTTTITDELKISTLFESKVIGVSLKDRGAILPAGHSADAAYWYDTKSGNFITSTYYMDELPKWVQDFNKKKLAEKYLQKTWNTVLPISEYTASLEDNNPYEHIFKGKSEPVFPYNLKKLSKENGGTKMLPLTPYGNDIVNDMAIATIENEKMGQGKVTDFLAVSYSSTDKIGHAFGPQSIEVQDTYLRLDQNIADLLKKLDEKVGKGNYLVFLTADHAAVEVPQFLVDHKMPGGYFDDSNLINDLNIYVSQRVGKGDWIEAVSERNVFINYLETDHKKVDRKRIQDLVSEYLISLEGIDSAYPAYILKGLPYDEHSLKGHINRGYNQKRSGDVIYSLQSGWLASDKRTGTSHGCGFTYDTHVPLIWYGWNVPQGSSNRLYKITQIAPTLSQMLEIKVPSGCTFEPIYEITE, from the coding sequence ATGAAAAAAACATCGATTTTTAGCATCATTTTTTTGCTGGCAATCACACAAGCTTTCGCTCAAGAGAAAAAGCCTAAACTTGTCGTAGGAATCATCGTTGATCAAATGCGACAAGAATACTTGTATAGATACGAGGAGCACTTAAGCGAAGACGGGTTCAAGAGATTAATCAAAGATGGATTCGAGCTGAAAAACACACATTACAACTACGTACCAACTTCCACAGGCCCTGGGCATGCTTCTGTGTATTCAGGCACAACGCCAACTATGCACGGAATTGTTGCCAATGATTGGTATTCAAGACAATTGCAAGGCGATGAGTATTGCGCTTACGATCCCAAGCAAAAAGCTGTCGGAACAGATGCTAAAGGTGGCGATAGATCTCCTGAGAATCTGATGACAACCACTATCACCGATGAGCTGAAGATCAGCACTCTTTTCGAATCAAAAGTTATCGGTGTTTCTTTAAAAGACAGGGGCGCTATACTTCCTGCGGGACATTCCGCAGACGCGGCGTATTGGTACGACACAAAATCCGGCAACTTTATAACCAGCACATATTACATGGATGAGCTGCCAAAGTGGGTGCAAGATTTCAACAAGAAAAAGCTCGCTGAAAAATATCTTCAAAAAACTTGGAACACGGTATTGCCAATCAGCGAGTATACAGCTTCCCTTGAAGACAACAATCCATATGAACATATTTTCAAAGGTAAATCAGAGCCCGTATTTCCCTATAATCTTAAGAAATTAAGCAAGGAAAATGGCGGAACAAAAATGCTTCCTCTAACACCTTATGGAAATGACATCGTCAATGACATGGCTATTGCCACTATTGAAAATGAAAAAATGGGCCAAGGGAAAGTAACCGACTTCTTGGCTGTAAGCTATTCTTCAACAGACAAAATCGGCCATGCATTTGGGCCTCAATCCATCGAAGTGCAAGACACTTATCTTAGATTGGACCAAAACATCGCTGATCTATTAAAGAAGTTGGATGAAAAAGTGGGCAAAGGAAATTACTTGGTATTCTTAACTGCTGACCACGCGGCTGTAGAAGTTCCTCAATTTCTTGTCGATCACAAAATGCCCGGCGGGTATTTCGACGACAGCAATTTAATCAACGACCTTAACATTTATGTAAGCCAAAGAGTAGGCAAAGGCGATTGGATCGAGGCTGTATCGGAACGCAATGTTTTCATCAACTATTTGGAAACAGATCATAAAAAAGTGGATCGCAAAAGAATTCAAGATTTGGTTTCTGAATACTTGATAAGCCTTGAAGGAATTGATTCGGCTTATCCTGCCTATATTCTCAAAGGCCTGCCTTATGACGAACATAGCTTGAAAGGACATATCAACAGAGGCTACAATCAAAAAAGAAGCGGAGATGTGATTTATTCTTTGCAATCCGGTTGGTTGGCTTCCGACAAAAGAACAGGGACATCTCATGGATGCGGATTTACATATGACACTCATGTGCCTTTAATATGGTATGGATGGAATGTTCCTCAAGGCAGCAGCAATAGATTATACAAGATTACTCAAATCGCTCCAACACTTTCTCAAATGCTTGAAATAAAAGTGCCAAGCGGTTGCACCTTCGAGCCTATCTATGAAATCACTGAATAA